From Bombina bombina isolate aBomBom1 chromosome 1, aBomBom1.pri, whole genome shotgun sequence:
catttaggatggattgaaggtgaAGagtcgggaaagaggaaggccagtaagtagtttATTGCAGtaatcaagtcaggaaataacaagggagtggattatttgctttgtggaatcttggaaatattgtgtagatggttgcggcaggatgtagaaagtgattggatatgggggacgaaggatagatttgagccaGGTGTAACTCCAAgccagcggacttggggcgatggggaaatggtgatgccgtcaacagggatagagaagtcacaagtcggtgtagagcttgaggggggataaggagctcagtcttggacatgttaatctttaggtggtgagaggccatctaggaagaaataccagataagcagtcgctgacatgagaaaggacagagggagagagcaggggtggagagaaaGATTAGCAATTATACCCCCACTATTTCTACTAGCAACTAATACACATCAGGGATTTTATCCCCAGTTGCCAGAAACATATACTAATCAAGAAATTCACAGCTGCCACTAACACAGTAAGATATATTTATTGATAAAGATCAATAATTGTACCCTTCAATACACACACTGCTTTTCACAACCATTACTGTGGCTTAACCCTTTCAGCTATGAGTagcacacaaagggctagattacaggggatcgctaactgttgcgtgcaagcgatatcaggtttatcacgggtgtttttaTTCTAGCGTAACGGTTAATCAGAGCTCAATAGTGCTCGAGCTaacttgtttactttcaatttgtaatacatgttgaaagtaaatttaGCGTGCGTCAAGTTAGCGTGAGTCCAGAGCTCTGATTAAGCGTTACGCTAgaataaaaatacagttaaaagtacagttagacttataataacactatctaataaaaaaaattaatttaaattgcaataaaaagttataagggctcaaagatatgaggtttcaggtgttagaaaaaaaggtgtctaaatgtgtgtgtgtgtgtatatatatatatatatatatatatatatatatatatgtgtgtgtgtgtgtgtgtgtgtgtgtgtgtgtgtgcgcgcgcagatgtatttatgtgtccttttattcttaaacacatatatgtctgtatatacctatacctgcatatctattcctattgaTATAAGGGTATAGAtaggtattttacattaacagtatatatatatataaatacattattttccatgtgaagaacataggaatgcaaaataggcgtttatatatatatatatatatatacctagcttgaaataggtgcactctcacaaacacaaaTTCAAATGCCAGTGTGCTGAGAAAATATTCAATATAAATGTTGCGAAAACAGCACTCTCTGTTCTTACCAATGGTGAATAAATCCTTTAATAACCAGTGATGTTTCTGGGAATACACCCCTtctacagacataaatacatactgtacatacatatataggtacagatttatattgtacaaaaaaaactacagtatatatataaaatgtatttatgaataagtagaacagATGCTGCTATGTTAAGAGCATTTGAATGTGACATATTAATATTTATTGCCTGGTTAGCACACTTAAGTTGGAGTTTGCACTACTtgttgttaggtgttagtttttttcccctcactgaagtctatgggagaatacatcaACTTGATCAGGTTATTGTAACTTCTGGcgttttgcgtgcattgggttagcgcagGAGCGAAaacttattactttcaacttgtaatacacatggtaTCCGATGTGCCCAAAAACCTAAAGAGCggtaattagcgctccactcgtaatctagcccatagtgtgataAAGGTTACAAATATAGTGGCGCCTCTCCAGGGTGGCTGCCAgagaaattataattattattatcagttatttgtacagCACCGATAGGTTCCAAAGCGCTGTAGAAATGGGTCTAATATGAAAGGTGACAGTTATGGGaggcaaagggatagagggccctgccgagagttccTGTCTTGTAAATCAGCCctaatgaaggtgatctacaaagcagctaggctcatagcttacatgctaaggggataactaaaggaggagagggagAAATAATATGTGCACTGCCTGCAGCCATCTTGTAAAGCCTGCCATCATATTGCCAAACAAAATAAACTCTGTCAGTTGGCGGCACTTGTTTGTAGGATATTGCAGGTGCCAAAATGTAAGgatttaaagaggcattaaacacaTTTCATTCTCACAaaaagtttaaaaggacagtctaaaccagaattattgttgtttaaaaagatggataatgctTTTActgcccattctccagctttgcagaaccaacattgttatttgaatatactttataacatttaaacctctaaatttctgcctgtttctaagccactacagacagcctcttatcacgtgcttttttattagcttttcacaagaggctgctcattcatgtgtgtcatatagataacattgtgctctctcccatggagttgtgcatgacacagcactatgactaaaatgcaagtcaatagagatAATaattaaatagccatgtgatcagggggctgtcaaaagaggcttagatacaagtcaatcacagaggttaaaagtatattaatataaccgggtgtctgtgcaaaactggggaatgggtaaaaaaagggattatttatctttttaaataataaaaatgttggagttgactgtctctttaattagtaTCTCCCTAATTTGACACagcaaagaaaatttaaaaaaaaaatcacacttaaTTTTTAtgtgttgtttccctggattgcaGCACAATGCAAACGGGCAATCTGtgtgcttttaaaatatatttgtatgaaGATATGTTGCTGATGTATAAATGGGAATAAGGAAAAGAGTACAAGATTCAATAGTGCATATTCTATTCACAAACCACAAACTGTACCAGCAGGATCTGATGATGTTGGGACTGAGGTTTAACCCCTTGGATGCCAGAGACATGAGGGTAGCAATACTTCCTGAATTAAAGTGAGAGATTAGTAAACTCATATAGTTTATCATCTGCAATTAGATGACCTGCAAACCTCttatcaatagaaaaaaaaacaactagagcttgtgtaaaactgtagatatttgtattatgtattaaATGTTACAATCCATTGTAAAAAGATAGCAGAAGATAAAAGTCATTTCTGCCACTTAAACATCAAAGCAAAGCTATAGGTATTGTTAAATGTCATTACTTACACGTGACCtattttaaagtcaataaaaaacacacaaattaaTTTACAATGCAATATAGTGACGTTTTAGCAAGTGCAACAaaaacaaggtttttttttatttacaatttacatTTAATGTAATTGTTAATCTTTTcgattctgtaattttttttttaaaaaaggcaaagaaTTATTTTGTAAAGTCAAATATAATACAAAATCATGTATTTCAATATATAGTTTACTGTCACAAAAATATAGTAATACACATtagtaaaacaaaaaatacagtAAAGCTTATTAACAttgcaaatacaatatatatatgtgtgtgtattgtttaataacaaatatataaaatatagattaaCTGAACATTTTGGCTTTAATATATTGACCCATTGGCAAGTTCGTTTTAACGTAGTTTTATGTAAAAGAATAATTTCCTATAAAACAAATTAATTAGTTTTAAGCTTTATCACTTACATTTGTTTGAATTTCAAAATGACTGTAAAGTTAACGAGACATAATTAGCAACTGTGGTTTATTTAACTAATTGCTAAGGAATTCCCTTGGGTTATTTTGTTGTTTTGCCCTATATTGTATAGTAGGAGATATGTTACAAagcaaaatgtatttgtttttttgtataaagattGTATCCTGGGCACAGTTAATCTGTCACATTCACAACTATGTTAGATTTGATACATTTGTTAATTATCACCCTGAAAAACCAAATGTAAACTGTGCTAGTCACAGACAAGAATACTAATGAGAGAATATTCCTATGAAAACAAAAAGAATACGTTTTATTTAACTTCACTGGATGTGGTTTAGTTAAATAACCCTTTATATGCCACATGTAACCCTTTCTATTAAAATCTTAAACAGGTTACCTGTCACGTGGCTTTATGGCTCTCTAGAATTTGCAACCAAGTATTTCTATTAACCCTTTCGTTATCAGATCTGCGGAGCTTGTCTTTTTTACATTAACCTATTAGCTACCAGAACGTGCTGCGTTTCTCTGACAACAAATGGGTTAACACAATGTCAACACAGAAGTTTTTCAGAACTACATATTAATAGATGCTTCAGAGATCACACTGAGGACTTGTAAGGAGTTTACTTGTGAAATGAAAAGGCTGTAACTCCTGTCCTGAGATGAGGGCAGCTTATTCCTTCTGAATCACACAGGACTGATCCTTCCTTGTGTTCCTTGCCTGGGACAGACCACAGGGTGGCTTACTCACCCCAGGGAGAATTCAGCTACAAGCAACTTCCCCAGTAAGCAGCTAATGAGGAAAGCCTGTCTCACCAGGGCTCCTCCTTGTGTTTTCTATTCTGAGGTTTCAGAGTGTCAGAGCAGCTCTAAGTGCCAGCAAGTACACTGGATTCACAGTAAGTGGAGAGATTTTGCTATAATGAACGTTTATACTTGTGCACATGGTAGGTGATATGAGAGTGTGTTTATGCATCTGATCTGGAAACTAGTAGATGAATTCCAGAAGACAGAGTGTTTTTGTTTATTAGATTTCTTATGTCTATACTTAAAGTGTTTATTTGAttctaatttttttaatagtatttagaaATCCATATCAGGTCCCTAACTCGTTAAATTTAATACAGTGTGGCTGTAGTTTAACACTAGCTCATTTAAACACATATGTGCAAGCTTGTTGCTGGGTTGGTTTAGTTTGGTGAGTCTGTATACCTGAAGCACATAGATCTGATCTGAGTTAAGGTGGGGTTCCTAAAGTGATTTGACCCCTTCTCAGTGTCACTGAGACCCCATAGGGAAGTGGCTTTAAAGCTAACCCATTAATGCAGTCCATGGTGAGTTTGTCTTTTGGGTTGGCATGAAATGAGCACTGGTGTAGAAAAATACTGGTAAAGAGAAAGATCTCCAACATGGACAATTGATCTCCAATACACCTCCTCTTGCCAAGGGAGAAGATCATTACCCCATAAACGAGGTCTCTGTTTAGTTGTCCTTTTTCATCTAAGAATCTCTCAGGTTCAAAGACCTCAGGGTTTGTCCATTTGTCCTCGTCGTGATTAACTGACCACTGATTAACGAAAACTACTGTGTCTTTTGGAATGTAGAATCCATCAATGATTACATCACTGGTAGTGGAGTGTGGAATGGTGACTGGTACAAAGCTAGTGAAGCGCATAGTTTCATATATGAAGGCTACAACATAAGGTAGCCGGACTTTGTCCTCAGCTGAGGGCAGTCTGCCCTCCCCCACCACTAGATCAATCTCCTCCTGCAGCTTGCACTGGATGTGAGGGTACTTGATGAGCATCAGGATTATCCACGACAGTGCAGTGGACACAGTGTCTTGTCCAGCCCCCAGGAGATCTGTTACTGTCCCTTCTACATAGTCCTTACTCAGCCCATCTCCTGCCCCTGCACCGTGCTCTATGTTACTTATGAAGGCATCACTCATATCTCTGGTGACTTCAGGATTGTAGGTCTGCCGGTGCTGGGTTATTTTAACTTTTACAAAATCAAAGAATTCCACATTAAGTTCTTTAAAGCTATTGTAGAGGCTTCGTATTGGGTTTGGGAATATCTGGAGCCAGGGCATGATGTCAACCAAACTCCCAGCACCCACTGTCTGTCCAAACTTATCATTTCTCCCTACCAATGCTCTGAACTCCTGGTCATCATGACTATAACGTTTACCAAAACACAAGGCGCAGATTACATTAGCAATGGCTACTGTGCATTCGTGGTATGGGTCAAAGAAGCGACCGTCACTGCTCAGTTGCAAGAACACCTGCATCAGGTTTTGCACCTCAGCTACTACATGCTGTTCAAAAAGCGTGGTGGTTTTGGTGTTGAGAGTAGAGAAAGCTCTGAGAGTTGAGTGCGCTATTCTTTTATGAGCTTTCCAGAGGTCACTGTAGCCACCAAATGCCATGCTTTTACCCCCAGACACTAGCTGGAAAGAGGTGAAATTGGGTCTCCCAGCAAATTCTGCACTGTGCTTCACTAAGGCTTGTCTTATTGTGGTATCTCCATTCAACACAACAAtattgtggtttcccaacctgaTCTGGAAAACATTGCCATATTTTTGTGCCATCTTGCAAAAGGTGAGATGAGGCATTTGTCCCAGCTGCATCACATTTCCTAAAAGTGGCCACTGGAAAGGACCCGGGGGGCTCTTTTTTTGCCCAAGGCTTCTTAAATGTAAGCAGGCTTCCAGGCAGATCAGAAATACAAAGGAGAACATCAAGGC
This genomic window contains:
- the LOC128645121 gene encoding cytochrome P450 1B1-like, whose protein sequence is MKIIENDLQVPGPSGEWKDNLQPALMFSFVFLICLEACLHLRSLGQKKSPPGPFQWPLLGNVMQLGQMPHLTFCKMAQKYGNVFQIRLGNHNIVVLNGDTTIRQALVKHSAEFAGRPNFTSFQLVSGGKSMAFGGYSDLWKAHKRIAHSTLRAFSTLNTKTTTLFEQHVVAEVQNLMQVFLQLSSDGRFFDPYHECTVAIANVICALCFGKRYSHDDQEFRALVGRNDKFGQTVGAGSLVDIMPWLQIFPNPIRSLYNSFKELNVEFFDFVKVKITQHRQTYNPEVTRDMSDAFISNIEHGAGAGDGLSKDYVEGTVTDLLGAGQDTVSTALSWIILMLIKYPHIQCKLQEEIDLVVGEGRLPSAEDKVRLPYVVAFIYETMRFTSFVPVTIPHSTTSDVIIDGFYIPKDTVVFVNQWSVNHDEDKWTNPEVFEPERFLDEKGQLNRDLVYGVMIFSLGKRRCIGDQLSMLEIFLFTSIFLHQCSFHANPKDKLTMDCINGLALKPLPYGVSVTLRRGQITLGTPP